From Halotia branconii CENA392, the proteins below share one genomic window:
- a CDS encoding SGNH/GDSL hydrolase family protein yields MKVALIAILAVVIGLLLAIEVGLRSLFGFGNPLIYIGDQQIGYLLAPNQRTRRFGNCIEINEYSMRSGSISKTPAPSTLRVLLLGDSIVNGGWWTDQINTISSLMMHNLASTKTSNYQETEVLNASANSWGPRNELGYLQRFGNFNAQVVVLLINTDDLFATAPTALPVGRDRNYPDSKPFLALIEVWQRYIKQQKPIPELQALQKEAGDRVGINLEAISKIQVLTRQSNSKFLLAMTPLLREIGEPGPRDYEIIARQRLKDFTNAQQITYIDFLPIFNAYTTPRSLYQDHIHLNLQGNQLVSEVMERSLLQILSESSLSI; encoded by the coding sequence GTGAAAGTAGCACTGATCGCAATTTTGGCAGTGGTTATTGGCTTGTTACTGGCAATAGAGGTAGGGCTGCGATCGCTATTTGGCTTTGGTAATCCCTTGATTTATATTGGCGATCAACAAATTGGTTATTTATTAGCCCCTAATCAGCGCACCCGTCGTTTTGGTAATTGCATTGAGATTAACGAATATTCTATGCGCAGTGGGTCAATCTCTAAAACTCCTGCCCCTTCTACATTGCGAGTACTGCTTTTAGGAGACTCTATTGTTAATGGTGGTTGGTGGACGGATCAAATAAACACAATATCTAGCCTGATGATGCATAATTTAGCATCAACTAAAACTAGTAATTATCAGGAAACGGAAGTATTAAATGCTTCAGCTAATTCTTGGGGGCCAAGAAACGAATTAGGTTATTTACAAAGGTTTGGTAATTTTAACGCTCAGGTGGTGGTGTTATTAATTAATACCGATGATTTATTTGCGACTGCTCCCACAGCTTTGCCAGTAGGACGCGATCGCAACTATCCAGATAGTAAACCTTTCCTGGCATTAATAGAAGTTTGGCAGCGCTATATCAAGCAACAAAAGCCAATTCCCGAACTACAAGCCTTACAAAAAGAAGCAGGCGATCGCGTGGGAATTAATCTAGAAGCAATTAGTAAAATTCAAGTATTAACTCGTCAAAGCAATAGTAAATTTCTGCTGGCGATGACTCCCTTACTGCGAGAAATCGGTGAACCAGGCCCCCGCGATTATGAAATTATAGCCCGTCAACGCTTAAAGGATTTTACCAACGCTCAACAAATTACTTATATAGATTTTTTACCGATATTTAATGCTTACACTACACCACGTAGTTTATATCAAGACCACATACACCTAAATTTACAAGGCAATCAACTTGTAAGCGAAGTTATGGAGCGATCGCTTTTACAAATATTGAGTGAGTCTAGCTTATCCATTTAG
- a CDS encoding aspartyl protease → MIQGEFDEIGQLFFEIELIAANGEKLPVTALLDTGSTEWLAINDQDLEALEWSLLSGRNIVTGMGEASFNSYSGKVVLDTQEFTVEAVAGSEFPEIILGLPWLRTRRLVVDFPERLLTLG, encoded by the coding sequence ATGATCCAAGGTGAGTTTGATGAAATTGGTCAGTTATTTTTTGAAATTGAGTTGATTGCTGCCAATGGTGAGAAGTTACCAGTCACAGCATTACTGGATACAGGTTCGACAGAGTGGCTGGCAATTAATGACCAAGATTTAGAGGCTCTTGAATGGTCGCTTTTAAGTGGGCGGAATATAGTAACGGGAATGGGTGAAGCATCTTTTAATAGCTATTCTGGAAAAGTAGTCTTAGATACACAGGAATTTACAGTAGAGGCCGTTGCTGGTTCTGAATTCCCAGAAATTATATTAGGATTGCCTTGGTTAAGAACTCGGCGATTAGTAGTAGATTTTCCAGAAAGATTACTAACTTTGGGATAA
- a CDS encoding trehalase family glycosidase: MTIQSTQTTLPFTTAQINAVQAHIKKTWKTLTRSHEHLLQSAKDAKLEHKPGNPWIVYISPRENCPNVQSILERSLSPDEMQQLEIRTLPTEVEAIGEGEHGLLYLPGPYVVPGGRFNEMYGWDSYFILLGLLRDQEWDLAQSQVDQLLYQMQNYGTILNSNRTYMLSRSQPPVLSMMVLALFQHTKDQAWLCSAVPLLEQFYYYWVVPPHLNPATGLSRYYAFGEGPAPEVLFSERDEEGRSHYDRVKEYYKTFDIEDYNVNLYYKRDKDELTSLFYKGDRTMRESGFDITNRFGPFSIDILHYAPVCLNSLLYQTEQDLAQINDILGNEQLAKQWRDRADNRRDQIDRCLWDEQKGLYLDYHLQSGDRRPYEFATTFYPLWMGLASESQAQRVVENLSLFEAPGGIFTSTHVTGNQWDAPFGWAPLTLIAVQGLHRYGYHTEGDRIAQKFLAMVFKEFERHGNLVEKYDVERCSANVSDEICFGYSSNEVGFGWTNGVVLELLASLTHPQKM; encoded by the coding sequence ATGACCATTCAATCTACCCAAACAACATTGCCATTTACCACTGCCCAAATTAATGCTGTCCAAGCCCACATCAAAAAAACGTGGAAAACGTTAACGCGATCGCACGAGCATCTATTGCAATCTGCTAAAGATGCCAAACTAGAACACAAACCCGGAAACCCCTGGATAGTTTACATTTCACCACGAGAAAACTGTCCCAACGTTCAATCTATCTTAGAGCGATCGCTATCTCCAGACGAGATGCAACAACTGGAAATTCGCACTCTCCCAACTGAAGTCGAGGCAATTGGGGAGGGTGAGCATGGATTATTGTACTTACCAGGGCCTTATGTTGTGCCTGGAGGTCGCTTTAATGAAATGTATGGTTGGGATAGTTATTTTATTTTGTTGGGGCTATTGCGAGATCAAGAATGGGATTTAGCCCAAAGCCAAGTTGATCAGCTACTATACCAAATGCAAAATTACGGCACGATCCTCAATTCCAACCGGACTTACATGTTATCGCGATCGCAGCCGCCCGTGTTGAGTATGATGGTGCTGGCGTTATTTCAGCACACCAAGGATCAAGCATGGCTATGTTCAGCTGTCCCACTGCTAGAACAATTTTATTATTACTGGGTAGTACCGCCCCACTTGAATCCTGCCACAGGTTTATCTCGATACTATGCTTTTGGCGAAGGCCCTGCACCAGAAGTCTTGTTTTCTGAGCGAGATGAGGAAGGACGCAGCCATTATGATCGCGTCAAGGAATATTATAAAACCTTTGATATTGAAGATTATAATGTCAATCTTTACTACAAACGCGACAAAGACGAACTGACTAGTCTGTTTTACAAAGGTGATCGCACCATGCGCGAGTCTGGTTTTGATATTACCAATCGCTTTGGGCCTTTTAGTATTGATATTCTCCATTATGCGCCTGTGTGTCTTAATAGCTTGCTTTATCAAACAGAGCAAGACTTGGCGCAAATTAACGATATTTTGGGGAATGAACAATTAGCTAAACAATGGCGCGATCGTGCAGATAACCGCCGCGATCAGATTGATCGATGCCTTTGGGATGAACAAAAGGGACTTTATTTAGACTATCACCTGCAAAGTGGCGATCGCCGCCCTTACGAATTTGCCACCACGTTTTATCCTTTGTGGATGGGACTGGCCTCAGAAAGTCAAGCTCAACGAGTTGTAGAAAATCTTTCTTTGTTTGAAGCACCAGGGGGAATCTTCACAAGTACTCATGTTACTGGTAACCAGTGGGACGCTCCTTTTGGTTGGGCTCCTTTAACATTAATTGCCGTCCAAGGATTGCACCGCTATGGATATCATACCGAAGGCGATCGGATTGCCCAAAAATTCCTCGCTATGGTCTTTAAAGAATTTGAGCGTCACGGCAATCTAGTCGAGAAATATGATGTGGAACGCTGTTCTGCTAACGTTTCTGACGAAATCTGTTTTGGTTACAGTTCCAACGAAGTCGGCTTTGGCTGGACTAATGGAGTCGTTTTGGAACTCTTAGCATCATTAACACATCCTCAAAAAATGTAG
- the treY gene encoding malto-oligosyltrehalose synthase: MRVPNATYRIQFTPEFGFENAQAIASYLADLGISDLYASPIFRARSGSTHGYDVVDAAQLNPQLGSTEAFEALVSELQSLGMGWLQDIVPNHMAYSSENHYLMDVLEHGPDSSYTDYFDLGWNAPFSDRQERILAPLLGDFYGASLEKGDIQLQYEQNGISINYYSLKLPLRLESYTKFLTYNLGKITRTLGRNHPDFIKLLGILYVLKNVPSEVVGKQRQDQIAFIKGLIWELYTTNDAIHDFIEDNLKIFNGKVGDPDSFNLLDELLREQFYRLAFWKVGAEEMNYRRFFTVNELISVKVEDLRVFNNTHSLIHKLVDSGKFTGLRIDHIDGLYNPIEYLERLREKMGDVYITVEKILELTEDLPENWPIQGTSGYDFLNYVNGVFCQVETESWFNNIYQGFIGARVDYPSLVKEKKHLILERNLAGDIDNLAILLKNISSKYRYGNDFTLNGLKRAIVEVLILFPVYRTYITADGIQESDRACIQEVMRQAREQTPLLQHELTFIEKLMLLEFDESLTQTEREQWIYFVKRMQQYSGPLMAKGVEDTTLYVYNRLLSLNEVGGNPSHFGISVDQFHQFNHKHQEHWPHTMNATATHDTKRGEDMRARLNVLSEMAEEWEQQVNIWSHLNQQHRRDRSANPFGISHKFAMPDRNDEYFLYQTLVGAFPFGKEEHSSFVQRVKDYIIKAIREAKVHTAWLRPDNEYEEACTAFIEKVLDPAVSEQFLAAFRPFQQRIADYGIFNSLSQTLLKATAPGVPDFYQGTELWELSLVDPDNRRPVDFEQRRGYLSDIREQIKTDILALIEELLTNKTDGRVKLFLTAQVLKARTEYLELFQNGDYLPLKIEGTHANHIIAFARRQANQTAIAIAPRFLTRLIKPQNYPLGESVWQDTHLQLPSGTSPTWKNVLTHQTLQATNTLSISTALAHFPVALLISSAE; the protein is encoded by the coding sequence ATGCGAGTTCCCAACGCTACTTATCGGATTCAATTTACACCTGAGTTTGGCTTTGAAAATGCCCAAGCGATCGCATCTTATCTAGCAGATTTGGGGATTTCTGATTTGTATGCTTCCCCTATTTTTCGAGCTCGTTCTGGGAGTACGCATGGCTATGATGTAGTAGATGCGGCTCAACTTAATCCTCAATTGGGAAGTACTGAGGCATTTGAAGCATTAGTCAGTGAACTCCAATCTTTGGGTATGGGCTGGTTGCAAGACATTGTACCCAATCACATGGCATATAGTAGTGAAAATCACTACTTAATGGATGTATTGGAACACGGCCCAGATTCTAGTTATACCGATTATTTTGATCTAGGGTGGAATGCTCCGTTTAGCGATCGCCAAGAGCGAATTTTGGCTCCTTTATTAGGAGATTTCTACGGTGCATCCTTAGAAAAAGGAGATATTCAACTGCAATATGAACAAAATGGCATATCTATAAATTATTACAGTTTAAAATTACCACTGCGCTTAGAATCATACACGAAATTTCTTACCTACAATTTAGGCAAAATCACCCGTACCTTAGGACGCAATCATCCTGATTTCATTAAATTGTTAGGGATTCTCTACGTTCTGAAAAATGTTCCTTCAGAAGTTGTTGGTAAACAACGACAAGACCAAATTGCATTTATCAAAGGATTAATTTGGGAACTTTACACTACAAATGATGCAATCCATGATTTTATTGAGGATAATCTGAAAATCTTCAATGGAAAGGTGGGTGATCCCGATAGCTTTAACCTTTTAGATGAGTTATTAAGAGAACAGTTTTATCGTCTCGCTTTCTGGAAGGTTGGGGCTGAAGAAATGAACTATCGCCGCTTTTTTACTGTTAACGAACTTATTTCCGTTAAGGTAGAAGATCTGCGCGTCTTTAATAACACTCATTCTTTAATTCACAAGCTAGTTGATTCAGGTAAATTCACAGGTTTACGCATTGACCATATTGATGGGCTTTATAATCCCATTGAGTATTTAGAAAGACTGCGAGAAAAGATGGGTGACGTTTATATCACCGTGGAAAAAATCTTAGAATTGACCGAAGATTTACCAGAAAACTGGCCAATTCAAGGTACATCTGGATATGATTTTTTGAATTATGTCAATGGTGTATTTTGTCAAGTTGAAACTGAGTCATGGTTTAATAATATTTATCAAGGATTTATTGGTGCAAGAGTAGACTATCCCTCGCTGGTAAAAGAGAAAAAGCACCTAATATTAGAAAGAAATCTCGCAGGTGACATTGATAATTTAGCGATTTTGTTAAAGAATATTTCCAGCAAATATCGTTATGGCAATGACTTTACCCTGAATGGACTAAAACGGGCGATCGTAGAAGTTTTGATTTTGTTTCCTGTTTATCGCACCTACATCACTGCCGATGGTATTCAAGAAAGCGATCGCGCCTGCATTCAAGAAGTAATGCGCCAAGCCAGAGAACAAACACCGCTGTTGCAGCATGAGTTAACCTTTATTGAAAAGTTAATGCTGCTGGAGTTTGATGAATCTTTGACTCAGACAGAACGCGAACAGTGGATATATTTTGTGAAACGGATGCAACAATATAGCGGTCCCCTCATGGCTAAAGGTGTAGAAGACACCACGCTGTATGTTTATAACCGTTTATTGTCGCTGAATGAAGTGGGAGGAAATCCTAGTCATTTTGGGATTTCTGTAGATCAGTTCCATCAATTTAATCATAAGCATCAAGAACATTGGCCGCACACAATGAATGCTACAGCCACCCATGATACTAAGCGTGGCGAAGATATGCGGGCGAGATTAAATGTACTGTCAGAAATGGCGGAAGAATGGGAACAGCAAGTAAATATTTGGAGCCATTTAAATCAACAGCATCGCCGCGATCGCTCTGCTAATCCCTTCGGCATCAGCCACAAATTTGCCATGCCCGATCGCAATGATGAATATTTTCTCTATCAAACCCTAGTTGGGGCTTTTCCTTTTGGCAAAGAAGAACATTCATCTTTTGTGCAACGGGTTAAAGACTACATAATTAAGGCAATACGAGAAGCGAAAGTACATACAGCATGGTTGCGGCCTGATAATGAGTATGAAGAGGCATGTACTGCTTTTATTGAGAAAGTCTTAGATCCAGCTGTATCAGAGCAATTTTTGGCAGCTTTTCGCCCCTTTCAACAGCGAATTGCCGACTACGGGATTTTTAACTCTCTTTCCCAAACTTTATTAAAAGCGACAGCGCCCGGTGTGCCAGACTTTTACCAAGGAACAGAACTTTGGGAATTGAGTTTAGTTGATCCAGACAACCGCCGCCCTGTAGATTTTGAGCAGCGGCGTGGCTATTTGAGCGACATTCGAGAGCAAATCAAAACCGATATTTTGGCATTAATTGAGGAATTACTGACAAATAAAACAGATGGCAGAGTCAAACTATTTTTAACTGCCCAAGTCCTCAAAGCCAGAACAGAATATCTGGAATTATTCCAAAATGGGGATTATCTACCGTTAAAAATTGAAGGAACCCATGCCAATCACATCATCGCCTTTGCCCGGCGACAAGCAAATCAAACAGCGATTGCGATCGCCCCTCGCTTTTTGACGCGCCTGATCAAGCCCCAAAACTATCCCCTAGGTGAGTCGGTATGGCAAGATACCCACTTGCAATTACCCTCAGGAACTTCCCCCACTTGGAAAAACGTCTTAACTCATCAAACCTTACAAGCTACAAATACCCTATCTATCAGTACAGCCCTCGCTCATTTTCCAGTTGCGCTATTAATTAGTAGTGCTGAGTGA
- the treZ gene encoding malto-oligosyltrehalose trehalohydrolase encodes MKIGAHYLGNGECEFTVWSPTLNSVAVQILTPEPQVIPLKPQAEGYWQAKVSDVYPGTLYKYVVNDENAFADPASQYQPEGVHGASQVVDHHFEWTDAGWTGVSLESMIFYEVHVGTFTPEGNFTAIIPRLADLRELGINAIEIMPISQFPGDTHIEASLAYRNWGYDGVYCFAVQNSYGSPADLKQLVNACHEHGIAVVLDVVYNHFGPEGNYTGQFAPYFTKTYKTPWGNAMNFDDALSQGVRNYFIQNALYWLGEFHIDALRLDAIQAIYDLGAKHFLWELAEAVHSFCQGETWKRHLIAESDLNNPQIIRPPELGGYGLDAQWSDDFHHALHALLTGDRQGYYEDYGQCADLAKAYQDTFVYDWKYAPHRMRFHGIDCRDRPLSQFVVCIQNHDQIGNQMKGDRLWQRLSFEGLKLAAGALLLSPYLPLLFMGEEYGETAPFMYFVSHSDPDLIQAVRAGRKQEFAAFHYDEDPPDPESAETFLRCQLNWELRNEGQHKVLLDWHRHLINLRKSHPVLLNQDRNSIHATSDEDKQLVIVRRWCESTELVFAMNFSSSSVTTTLPVLHDAEKLLDSADLSWQGSGSQAPQYLSAGEELQLQPTSLVLYEGV; translated from the coding sequence ATGAAAATTGGCGCTCACTACTTAGGTAATGGAGAGTGCGAGTTTACAGTTTGGTCTCCAACCTTAAATAGCGTTGCTGTGCAAATTTTAACGCCAGAGCCGCAAGTCATTCCCCTCAAACCTCAAGCAGAGGGATACTGGCAAGCAAAAGTGAGTGATGTGTACCCAGGCACGCTTTACAAATATGTCGTAAATGATGAAAACGCCTTTGCCGATCCTGCTTCGCAATATCAACCAGAAGGAGTTCATGGGGCTTCTCAAGTTGTCGATCATCATTTCGAGTGGACAGATGCAGGGTGGACTGGTGTTTCATTGGAATCGATGATTTTTTATGAAGTTCATGTTGGCACATTTACCCCAGAAGGAAATTTCACCGCAATTATTCCCCGCCTAGCAGATTTGAGGGAACTAGGAATTAACGCCATTGAAATTATGCCCATCTCTCAGTTTCCGGGAGATACCCACATTGAAGCTAGCCTAGCTTATCGCAACTGGGGCTATGACGGTGTTTACTGCTTTGCGGTGCAAAATTCTTACGGCAGTCCAGCCGACCTTAAGCAACTAGTGAATGCTTGCCACGAACATGGGATTGCTGTAGTGCTGGATGTGGTGTACAACCACTTTGGCCCAGAAGGTAATTACACGGGTCAATTTGCTCCTTACTTTACCAAAACCTATAAAACGCCCTGGGGCAATGCAATGAATTTCGATGATGCCCTAAGTCAGGGTGTGCGAAATTATTTCATCCAAAATGCATTGTATTGGTTGGGAGAATTTCACATTGATGCATTACGCCTTGATGCCATTCAAGCAATTTATGACTTGGGAGCCAAGCATTTTTTGTGGGAACTAGCCGAAGCAGTGCATAGCTTTTGCCAAGGAGAAACATGGAAACGTCATCTCATTGCCGAAAGTGACTTGAATAATCCCCAAATTATTCGACCGCCAGAACTGGGTGGCTATGGACTTGATGCCCAGTGGAGTGATGACTTTCACCATGCACTACATGCACTTTTAACAGGCGATCGCCAGGGATATTATGAAGATTATGGGCAGTGTGCTGATTTAGCCAAAGCATATCAAGATACCTTTGTCTACGATTGGAAATATGCCCCCCACCGGATGCGCTTTCATGGAATTGATTGCCGCGATCGCCCCTTGTCACAGTTTGTGGTATGTATCCAAAATCACGATCAAATCGGCAATCAAATGAAAGGCGATCGCCTCTGGCAACGTCTATCATTTGAAGGGTTGAAGTTAGCAGCTGGGGCTTTATTGCTGTCACCTTACTTACCGCTATTGTTTATGGGGGAAGAATACGGCGAAACTGCACCTTTTATGTACTTTGTTAGTCACTCCGATCCTGATTTAATTCAAGCCGTTCGCGCCGGACGTAAACAAGAATTTGCCGCTTTTCACTACGACGAAGATCCACCAGATCCCGAATCCGCAGAAACCTTTTTGCGTTGTCAACTAAACTGGGAATTACGCAACGAAGGTCAGCACAAAGTATTACTAGATTGGCATCGTCATTTAATTAATTTACGCAAATCCCATCCCGTACTACTCAACCAAGACCGTAACAGCATCCACGCCACTAGCGATGAAGACAAGCAGTTAGTAATTGTGCGTCGTTGGTGCGAATCAACTGAGTTAGTCTTTGCGATGAATTTCAGTTCCTCAAGCGTAACAACGACTTTGCCAGTGCTGCATGATGCTGAAAAATTATTGGATTCTGCGGATCTGTCATGGCAGGGGTCTGGTTCTCAAGCACCACAATATTTGTCTGCGGGAGAAGAATTACAACTGCAACCTACAAGTTTAGTGTTGTATGAAGGAGTATAG
- a CDS encoding class I SAM-dependent methyltransferase → MANHKSLIEPQLYNYLLSTSLREADILRQLRQETANHPMSNMQIAPEQGQFMALLVQLMGAKKTLEVGVFTGYSSLVVALALPTDGKVVACDVSEEFTAIARRYWQQAGVANKIDLHIAPAMETLDNLLAAGAANSFDFAFIDADKSNYDGYYERSLLLVRPGGLIAIDNVLWSGRVADPQEQNNRTKNIRAFNEKLHQDQRINLSLVPIADGLTLAWKRPESVD, encoded by the coding sequence ATGGCAAATCACAAATCATTAATTGAGCCACAACTGTATAATTATTTACTATCTACTTCTTTGCGAGAAGCAGATATTTTAAGGCAATTGAGGCAAGAAACAGCTAACCATCCCATGAGTAATATGCAGATTGCTCCTGAACAGGGACAATTCATGGCATTGTTAGTGCAATTAATGGGAGCAAAAAAAACTTTAGAAGTAGGTGTATTTACAGGTTATAGTTCTTTAGTGGTAGCATTGGCATTACCGACTGACGGCAAAGTGGTAGCCTGTGATGTTAGTGAAGAGTTTACAGCGATCGCTCGTCGTTATTGGCAGCAAGCAGGGGTAGCAAATAAAATCGACTTGCACATTGCTCCAGCAATGGAAACATTAGATAATTTACTGGCAGCAGGAGCAGCGAACAGTTTTGATTTTGCCTTCATTGATGCCGACAAAAGTAACTATGATGGCTATTATGAGCGATCGCTGTTGCTAGTGCGTCCAGGAGGATTAATTGCGATCGATAATGTCTTATGGTCAGGTAGAGTTGCAGATCCCCAGGAACAAAACAATCGCACCAAAAACATTCGGGCTTTCAATGAAAAACTGCATCAAGACCAACGAATTAATCTGAGTTTAGTGCCGATTGCGGATGGTTTGACTCTGGCTTGGAAACGTCCTGAATCCGTTGATTAG
- a CDS encoding rhodanese-related sulfurtransferase: MMLENTQVVAAFYKFVKLLDFTQKQDKLLSYCLEQGVKGTILLAAEGINGTIAGSRQAIDSVLAFLRSDSRLADLEHKESYTDTPPFERMKVRLKSEIVTLGLPEVDPNKQVGTYVNPQEWNDLISDPEVTVIDTRNDYEVNIGTFKRAQNPQTESFREFPEYVSNHLDPNQHKKVALFCTGGIRCEKASSLMLAQGFAEVYHLKGGILKYLESVPAAESLWQGECFVFDERVAVGQGLTLGSHELCFCCGRPISEEDKISPKYEEGISCTYCFDSLTEDKKVRQQEKWRQMQLANQRIQDVSKPESNHPQSALNSD; this comes from the coding sequence ATAATGCTAGAAAATACTCAAGTTGTTGCAGCTTTTTATAAATTTGTGAAGCTGCTAGATTTTACCCAAAAACAAGACAAACTGCTATCTTACTGCCTAGAGCAGGGTGTCAAGGGAACTATTTTGCTAGCAGCAGAAGGTATTAATGGTACAATTGCGGGTTCTCGGCAAGCAATTGATTCTGTTCTTGCTTTTTTACGTTCTGATTCTCGTTTAGCTGACCTAGAACACAAAGAATCATACACTGACACGCCACCATTTGAACGGATGAAGGTGCGTTTAAAATCAGAAATTGTCACTTTAGGGTTGCCTGAAGTTGATCCTAATAAGCAAGTTGGGACTTATGTCAATCCCCAAGAATGGAATGATTTAATTTCTGATCCAGAAGTCACCGTGATTGACACCCGCAACGATTATGAGGTAAATATCGGTACTTTTAAAAGGGCGCAAAATCCGCAAACTGAATCATTCCGGGAGTTTCCAGAATATGTCAGTAACCACCTTGACCCCAATCAACACAAAAAAGTTGCTTTGTTTTGTACTGGTGGGATTCGTTGTGAAAAAGCTTCATCTTTGATGCTTGCTCAAGGTTTTGCTGAAGTGTATCATCTCAAAGGTGGCATTCTCAAGTATTTGGAATCAGTCCCAGCCGCAGAGAGTTTATGGCAAGGTGAATGTTTTGTTTTTGATGAACGAGTCGCCGTCGGTCAGGGATTGACACTAGGAAGTCATGAGTTGTGCTTTTGTTGTGGCCGTCCGATTTCTGAGGAAGATAAAATATCTCCTAAGTATGAAGAAGGTATTTCTTGTACTTACTGCTTTGATAGTCTCACTGAAGATAAAAAAGTGCGTCAGCAGGAAAAATGGCGACAAATGCAGTTAGCTAATCAACGGATTCAGGACGTTTCCAAGCCAGAGTCAAACCATCCGCAATCGGCACTAAACTCAGATTAA
- a CDS encoding DUF938 domain-containing protein, which translates to MNTPQDARQYAPATQRNRQPIIEVLLQVLPASGTILEIASGTGEHAVFFAPRLSPRKWLPSDQNPQLRSSIAAWAEQFPCDNLYPPLELDASMPAWPVEKRENLPDSPIVAIVNINMIHISPWSACLGLMAGAGRILPPSGILYLYGPFKKNQEHTAPSNAAFDESLQAQNPEWGVRNLEDVVAAAEAQNLVLQATYQMPANNLSIVFQRSSSGD; encoded by the coding sequence ATGAATACACCACAAGACGCACGACAATATGCACCCGCAACGCAGCGCAATCGTCAACCCATTATAGAGGTGCTTTTACAAGTACTGCCTGCAAGTGGCACTATTTTAGAAATAGCAAGTGGGACTGGTGAACATGCCGTATTTTTTGCCCCACGTCTGAGTCCTCGTAAATGGCTACCTTCTGACCAAAATCCTCAATTACGATCTAGTATTGCAGCTTGGGCTGAACAATTTCCCTGTGATAATTTGTATCCACCGCTGGAACTTGATGCTAGTATGCCAGCTTGGCCAGTAGAAAAAAGGGAAAACTTACCAGATTCGCCAATTGTGGCCATAGTCAACATTAATATGATTCACATTTCACCTTGGTCAGCTTGTTTGGGATTGATGGCGGGTGCTGGGCGGATTCTGCCTCCTAGTGGTATTCTTTATTTGTATGGGCCGTTCAAAAAAAATCAAGAACATACTGCACCGAGTAACGCAGCTTTTGACGAATCTTTACAAGCGCAAAATCCAGAGTGGGGTGTGCGTAACCTAGAAGACGTTGTAGCCGCAGCTGAAGCCCAAAACCTAGTTTTGCAAGCAACTTATCAAATGCCCGCCAATAATCTTTCAATAGTATTTCAACGTTCTAGTAGTGGAGATTAG